In one Pseudoalteromonas rubra genomic region, the following are encoded:
- the ccmA gene encoding cytochrome c biogenesis heme-transporting ATPase CcmA: MLEIKSVTCVKQDRCLFESLSFSLQAGQIMQVEGPNGAGKTSLLRIIAGFARADEGQICFEGQDISRDYDTFAESLLFIGHKTGVNQQLTAYENVQYWLQVHGYGADEEEVYPLLGQLGLVGLEDVPVRTLSAGQQRRVALVRLWLNKARLWILDEPFTALDKKGVALLQRQFESHLANGGAILLTTHQDLTTQFSSLKTLALEYRH; the protein is encoded by the coding sequence TTGCTAGAGATAAAGTCCGTCACGTGTGTTAAACAGGACCGCTGTTTGTTTGAGTCATTGAGTTTTTCGCTTCAGGCGGGTCAAATCATGCAAGTTGAAGGCCCAAATGGTGCAGGTAAAACGTCTTTATTACGTATCATTGCGGGTTTCGCCCGAGCCGACGAAGGCCAAATTTGCTTTGAAGGCCAGGATATCAGTCGGGATTACGACACCTTCGCTGAGTCCTTGCTGTTTATCGGTCATAAAACCGGGGTGAATCAGCAATTAACGGCCTACGAAAACGTGCAATATTGGTTGCAGGTACATGGCTACGGGGCTGACGAAGAGGAAGTCTATCCCTTATTAGGTCAGCTTGGACTGGTGGGTTTGGAAGATGTTCCGGTACGAACCCTTTCGGCGGGACAGCAACGCCGGGTTGCGCTGGTCAGGCTGTGGCTTAACAAGGCCCGCTTGTGGATCCTTGATGAGCCCTTCACTGCACTCGATAAAAAAGGCGTGGCACTGCTGCAACGGCAGTTTGAATCGCACCTTGCAAATGGCGGCGCCATTTTACTGACGACCCACCAGGATCTGACAACTCAGTTCAGCTCCCTGAAAACCCTGGCTCTGGAGTACCGCCATTAA
- a CDS encoding amidohydrolase yields the protein MSSHHPHLGCACCNYQLFGHAVQGDSSQSEKGVFNLDKLLVAAEHYIDDYIANQFVRPPQQHKIFYGGTIRTLENGDVTKTAEAVVIKHGQIVHTGSRAQCQSLYPDADPEDLQGACLLPGLIEPHVHLTPTASFNAWVQLAPFRKGVESGGHGDDQYLIGWEYNKQSVSTTLIEAARELPKNRKWLLAFGVDPSQFNPITTTSADGTVSPTPWQDFTKDDLDKINDQADRKDLCIFIMNASGHVAYVNTNALNATKQPATGNGILLESDEIGPVIKVALEQYFLEHPKGITDLFGNLQKIFKLALSRGVTLMWDAALGASLKNAELEILSKMASSGLAGLRLGGALFYTGPDQWTKITPTKPAHYHTDWFNIANAKIVSDGSNQGLTGYQLTKYLFPDNNINDTYPNGVWNFNPPAGEADHEVESPFRVLVTELVERGWPLMIHANGTHAIDNTILAYRDVLNNQEKAGLEKRHRIEHASLLSDQNLADMDYLGLSPSFLIGHVGYWGYTFKHKVFPEQPVVEHLDRTASASQHALRYTLHSDHFVSPIGPLRMMEQAVTRMMEDAPEEAYRNGHPPILNEQECATMAQALRAATYDAAWQCHMDHLIGELVVGKQADLTILDEDPLTRPAEGLRDVPVHQTWVNGRLCYQR from the coding sequence ATGTCTTCACATCATCCGCACCTTGGCTGTGCCTGTTGTAATTACCAGCTGTTTGGCCATGCAGTACAAGGGGATAGCAGCCAATCAGAAAAAGGGGTTTTCAATCTCGATAAACTACTGGTTGCCGCAGAACATTATATCGATGATTACATTGCCAACCAGTTTGTCAGGCCACCCCAGCAACACAAGATTTTTTACGGCGGTACCATTCGGACACTTGAAAACGGCGATGTAACCAAGACCGCAGAAGCGGTAGTCATCAAACATGGTCAGATAGTCCACACGGGCAGTCGGGCTCAATGTCAAAGCCTTTACCCGGACGCTGACCCAGAGGATTTACAAGGGGCATGTCTGCTACCCGGACTGATTGAGCCCCATGTCCACCTGACACCTACTGCCTCTTTTAACGCCTGGGTGCAGCTGGCACCGTTCAGAAAAGGAGTTGAAAGTGGTGGTCATGGCGACGACCAATATCTGATAGGCTGGGAATACAACAAACAGTCGGTATCAACTACTTTGATTGAAGCCGCCCGAGAGTTACCAAAAAACCGTAAATGGCTGTTAGCTTTTGGCGTCGATCCCAGTCAATTCAACCCCATTACAACAACGTCTGCTGACGGAACAGTGAGCCCAACTCCCTGGCAGGACTTCACAAAAGATGACCTGGATAAAATCAATGATCAGGCTGACAGAAAAGACCTGTGCATTTTTATTATGAATGCATCCGGTCACGTTGCTTACGTCAATACCAATGCGCTGAATGCAACCAAGCAACCTGCGACTGGAAACGGTATATTACTTGAATCTGATGAGATAGGTCCGGTCATTAAAGTCGCGCTGGAACAGTATTTTTTGGAGCACCCTAAAGGGATTACGGACCTATTCGGTAACCTGCAAAAGATCTTTAAACTCGCATTGTCACGGGGCGTAACCCTGATGTGGGATGCCGCGCTCGGTGCGTCTTTAAAAAATGCTGAACTGGAGATATTGAGTAAGATGGCCTCCAGTGGCCTTGCCGGGTTACGACTGGGTGGTGCATTGTTTTATACCGGTCCCGATCAATGGACTAAGATCACCCCAACCAAGCCGGCCCATTACCATACCGACTGGTTCAATATTGCCAATGCAAAAATCGTCAGTGACGGCTCCAATCAGGGTCTGACCGGGTACCAGCTGACCAAGTATCTATTCCCTGACAACAATATCAATGACACTTACCCCAATGGTGTATGGAATTTCAACCCACCGGCAGGTGAAGCGGATCATGAAGTAGAGTCTCCATTCAGGGTCCTTGTGACCGAATTGGTCGAGCGAGGCTGGCCGTTGATGATCCACGCCAATGGAACGCATGCCATAGATAACACCATCCTGGCTTATCGTGATGTACTCAACAACCAGGAAAAAGCAGGCCTCGAAAAACGCCACCGTATCGAGCACGCTTCTTTACTGAGTGACCAAAACTTAGCTGATATGGACTACCTTGGGCTGTCACCGAGCTTCTTGATCGGACATGTCGGTTACTGGGGTTACACTTTCAAGCATAAAGTGTTTCCTGAGCAGCCAGTGGTTGAACACCTGGACCGTACAGCCTCCGCAAGCCAGCACGCACTTCGCTATACCCTACACAGTGATCATTTTGTCTCTCCTATTGGACCACTGCGTATGATGGAACAAGCGGTAACCCGCATGATGGAAGACGCCCCGGAAGAGGCCTATCGCAATGGTCACCCACCGATCCTCAATGAGCAGGAGTGTGCAACTATGGCACAGGCACTGCGTGCCGCGACTTATGATGCCGCCTGGCAATGTCATATGGATCACCTGATTGGGGAGCTGGTCGTGGGTAAGCAAGCCGATCTGACCATACTTGATGAAGATCCCTTAACGCGTCCCGCCGAGGGGCTGAGGGATGTGCCAGTTCATCAAACCTGGGTGAATGGCCGACTGTGTTATCAACGCTAA
- a CDS encoding chemotaxis protein CheW, with product MSQERILSADKNADSNDEVLQWVTYKLEDETYGINVMQVQEVLRYTEIAPVPGAPTYVLGIINLRGNVVTVIDTRSRFGLPSSEVTDNSRIVIIEAEKQVVGILVDSVAEVVYLRSSEIDSAPNIGTEESAKFIQGVSNREGELLILVDLNKLLSDDEWDELSHI from the coding sequence ATGAGTCAAGAGAGAATACTTTCGGCTGATAAAAATGCAGATAGTAATGATGAAGTCCTTCAGTGGGTTACCTATAAGCTAGAGGATGAAACCTACGGCATTAACGTAATGCAGGTACAGGAAGTATTACGCTACACCGAGATTGCCCCTGTACCAGGTGCACCAACGTATGTGCTTGGTATCATCAATCTACGTGGTAATGTTGTGACTGTCATCGATACCCGCTCTCGTTTTGGGCTACCAAGCTCAGAGGTCACAGACAACTCTCGTATCGTGATCATCGAGGCAGAAAAGCAAGTTGTTGGTATTCTGGTCGACAGTGTTGCTGAGGTAGTGTATCTGCGCAGCTCTGAGATTGACAGTGCACCAAATATTGGCACAGAAGAAAGCGCTAAATTCATTCAAGGTGTTTCTAACCGTGAAGGTGAGCTGCTTATCCTGGTTGATTTAAATAAACTACTCAGTGATGATGAGTGGGATGAGTTGAGCCATATTTAA
- the ccmB gene encoding heme exporter protein CcmB — protein MKVEHSYWHLFVAVYRKDVTLAFRQRAEIVNPLLFFLIVISLFPLAIGPEPALLGRMAAGIIWVAALLSTMLGLDKLFRDDYADGSLEQMIASPYPLSLSVLAKVAAHWTITGLPMVLMAPLFALLMNLDSQALGATILTLLIGTPLLSFIGAIGAALTVGLQKGGILMSLLVLPLYIPVLIFATSAIDTASMSVAYGGQLAILGAMLAVAIVTAPIAISSALRVSVS, from the coding sequence ATGAAGGTTGAGCATTCTTATTGGCATTTATTTGTCGCTGTTTATCGTAAAGACGTGACTTTGGCGTTCCGTCAACGCGCCGAAATCGTTAACCCTCTTCTGTTTTTTCTGATAGTCATTTCGTTATTTCCGTTGGCAATTGGACCCGAACCGGCCTTGCTGGGGCGCATGGCTGCAGGTATCATTTGGGTAGCCGCGTTACTGTCTACTATGTTGGGTTTGGACAAGTTATTTCGCGATGATTATGCCGATGGATCGCTGGAGCAAATGATTGCTTCGCCATATCCTTTGTCTTTGTCTGTGTTGGCCAAGGTTGCCGCACACTGGACCATCACCGGATTGCCTATGGTGCTGATGGCACCTTTGTTTGCGCTGTTGATGAATCTCGACAGCCAGGCACTGGGCGCAACCATTCTGACTTTGTTGATTGGAACGCCTTTATTAAGTTTTATCGGTGCCATTGGCGCCGCGTTAACCGTGGGTTTGCAAAAAGGGGGCATTTTGATGAGTCTGCTTGTTTTGCCTTTGTATATTCCGGTTCTGATTTTCGCAACCTCTGCCATTGATACCGCCAGTATGTCGGTCGCTTATGGCGGACAACTTGCGATCCTTGGTGCCATGCTGGCCGTCGCCATTGTCACGGCACCAATTGCTATATCGTCAGCTTTAAGAGTGAGTGTAAGTTAA
- a CDS encoding flagellar hook-length control protein FliK: MNKPTISIQNNANLATSQLNERGSSANPTLAAEQTFNARNLVIKPDSIQMEVTIDGRWQGVRLASQSQLQQPLKLPEAEIKLSADGTLLTVSTPELKLQIKPAQTLLSLLSLLKGLGGQSALQLDAQLKGGNQATLMLDKIGLALPVPPALADLLKQENKLVANLSTRQNTLLLQIFNTFGDELMKAPVSKHKLTSLLAQLGNQEQPKIKLGRNSATLQLANQQVEVKTPHAESGLKLNSWFNAQLKAQPDGLQIGVAKQSTQVKLSTPLQQALPNLATHRFADELEQATSTTAGSKSTLNYDKPLLNVSMADIKQTVKQAIGQWLSRPFFNATPAHSAKSAPQTPGTTQAPQAKPHSPSAALPQMTANNTALVLKSMTPVHSQPLLQLLDNVERVFTNITKASNTKDSLQPPSAATKNSPTAERSAAPTPTATTSPQSKSAQATPQTSAALSKMVPATETKSPQTTGSSANNKPVPTAFPASSASNAFSQRLELLQQVFSAVVPQQSKPYNAQQIISPQVQQAMALTEGATGQPVTAEIPGRPIDHQQGKMSQMSQMNQTKAEQLAITKPSLSLPIAQILSKTLRQAEAAPSQSGPPLQQQLSETLSATQQFRNPQSADLMRLVHQAFSKMMDETRHSPEQVSHELFARLPALASQLQPALPNSSFAQALDKLIVTLLGTQLAARTDTMTPQTSIEQRVAALVDTLQPGTKLSAPSQFIQAVTQQAQSSLMDDLALLQNNLATNASPAPLAQKFDSESQLLINLFMPLKLPQECRQSELQIGKYKKPAKANMPEKQVWFVRLNFDYAKLGQLSVQAELMDKAVDCEIVGDSASVCQLAQPHLDALRSKLAAHGLQVGEIELREDASQVKRFYDSHAIVSIQV; encoded by the coding sequence ATGAATAAGCCGACGATTTCTATTCAAAACAATGCAAATTTAGCCACTTCACAGCTTAATGAGCGCGGATCATCAGCAAACCCCACCCTGGCAGCTGAGCAAACCTTCAATGCGCGCAACCTGGTAATAAAACCCGACAGCATTCAGATGGAAGTCACCATAGATGGTCGCTGGCAAGGCGTGCGACTGGCCAGCCAGAGTCAGTTACAGCAGCCACTTAAACTCCCTGAAGCTGAGATAAAACTCAGCGCTGACGGTACCTTACTGACAGTCAGCACCCCGGAGTTAAAGCTACAAATAAAACCCGCGCAAACATTGCTGAGCCTGTTAAGCTTGCTCAAAGGGCTTGGTGGTCAAAGCGCCTTGCAACTCGACGCACAGCTCAAAGGCGGCAATCAGGCGACTTTAATGCTGGACAAAATTGGCCTGGCGTTACCCGTTCCCCCGGCCCTGGCTGACTTACTCAAACAGGAGAATAAACTCGTCGCAAATCTGAGTACCCGGCAGAATACCCTGCTACTACAGATTTTTAATACCTTTGGTGATGAGCTGATGAAAGCACCGGTAAGTAAACACAAACTTACCTCTTTACTTGCCCAACTCGGTAATCAAGAACAGCCCAAAATTAAGCTGGGTCGCAACAGTGCCACACTCCAGCTTGCCAACCAGCAGGTTGAAGTAAAAACCCCACACGCTGAGAGTGGACTGAAACTTAATAGCTGGTTTAACGCCCAGTTAAAAGCACAACCTGACGGATTGCAAATCGGTGTTGCCAAGCAGTCGACACAGGTGAAGCTGAGCACACCGCTGCAACAAGCCTTGCCCAATCTGGCTACACACCGTTTTGCCGATGAACTGGAACAGGCAACCAGCACCACCGCAGGGTCCAAATCGACACTCAATTACGACAAACCTTTGCTCAATGTATCGATGGCAGACATAAAACAGACGGTTAAACAAGCCATAGGTCAGTGGCTGTCACGGCCCTTTTTCAATGCAACACCCGCTCACTCAGCTAAAAGCGCGCCTCAAACACCGGGCACCACGCAAGCGCCACAAGCAAAGCCCCACTCACCCAGCGCCGCTTTACCCCAGATGACCGCGAATAATACCGCCCTGGTTCTGAAAAGTATGACGCCGGTACACAGCCAGCCTCTATTACAGCTGCTTGATAATGTAGAGCGAGTATTTACTAACATTACAAAAGCAAGCAACACTAAAGACAGCTTGCAGCCCCCCTCTGCTGCAACTAAAAACAGTCCAACTGCTGAACGCAGCGCGGCGCCGACACCGACAGCAACAACGAGCCCTCAAAGCAAGTCGGCTCAGGCAACACCGCAAACGTCTGCGGCATTAAGCAAAATGGTCCCTGCCACAGAGACCAAAAGCCCGCAAACCACTGGTTCCTCTGCAAATAACAAACCGGTGCCTACAGCCTTTCCAGCGTCATCAGCGTCAAACGCATTTTCCCAACGCCTTGAACTGCTACAGCAGGTATTTTCGGCTGTCGTGCCTCAGCAATCTAAACCGTATAACGCCCAGCAGATAATCAGTCCGCAAGTACAGCAAGCCATGGCTTTAACAGAAGGGGCAACTGGTCAGCCTGTTACAGCAGAGATACCAGGCAGACCCATTGACCACCAACAGGGCAAGATGAGTCAGATGAGTCAGATGAATCAGACGAAAGCAGAACAGCTGGCCATAACAAAACCCAGTTTATCTTTGCCTATTGCCCAGATCCTGAGTAAAACCTTACGCCAGGCTGAGGCAGCCCCGAGCCAATCGGGCCCACCGCTGCAACAGCAGCTCAGTGAAACCCTGTCAGCAACCCAGCAATTTCGTAACCCACAGTCTGCCGACCTGATGCGTCTGGTCCATCAGGCCTTCAGTAAGATGATGGACGAAACGCGACACTCACCAGAGCAAGTGAGCCATGAGCTGTTTGCCCGGCTTCCCGCTTTGGCCAGCCAGCTTCAACCTGCTCTGCCCAATAGCAGCTTTGCACAAGCGCTGGACAAACTCATAGTAACCTTATTAGGCACCCAACTGGCAGCCAGGACTGACACTATGACGCCGCAAACCAGCATAGAACAGCGCGTTGCCGCGCTGGTCGACACACTGCAACCCGGCACTAAACTCTCTGCACCCAGTCAGTTTATTCAGGCGGTAACACAACAGGCACAGTCCAGTCTGATGGACGACCTGGCGCTGCTGCAAAACAACCTGGCTACGAATGCCAGCCCGGCGCCGTTGGCACAGAAATTTGACAGCGAGAGCCAGTTGCTGATCAACTTGTTTATGCCGCTCAAATTGCCACAGGAATGCCGCCAAAGTGAGCTACAAATTGGCAAATACAAGAAGCCAGCCAAGGCCAATATGCCAGAAAAACAAGTCTGGTTTGTACGGCTCAACTTTGATTATGCCAAGCTCGGCCAGTTAAGCGTTCAGGCTGAGCTGATGGACAAAGCCGTTGACTGTGAGATAGTGGGTGATAGTGCCTCTGTCTGCCAGCTAGCACAACCGCATCTGGATGCGTTGCGCAGCAAGCTGGCCGCGCATGGTCTTCAAGTTGGTGAAATCGAATTACGCGAGGATGCCTCGCAGGTAAAGCGCTTTTACGACAGCCACGCCATCGTCAGTATTCAGGTGTAA
- a CDS encoding ATP-binding protein, translating into MDAAQNPFITVSHTRMQTIINAVGILGLIVHALLIVDFIILAIPELVVLEVCSTVTWYVALRLNRTNNTSGAVLLMVGEVLVHSTIVVLYLGLAPGFQHYLWAAVPFILFYRKIPLWGIVTCTVSCMGLFVAFYLFAQDIEYTYAYSELLPYIHVSNLIIAFMALGLTCFHFYNATMEAEQEIAKMAAEKVQLTEAALAKKNTFFANISHEFRTPLTLITGPLESIITSTETPDKASLTRILSNAKRLQRLVEQTLELTKSDFILPEDKHTLALDSIAEQISTAFIALAREEKIDIQCNTHSDCLVDIPIQDAEAILCNLISNAIKYSNPDSEIQIRCEQVDNTVQLSISDAGIGIAPQDQHRIFERFVRLDTGMTNTVAGTGIGLALVKDLVQRAHGHITVCSDGVSGTQFTITFPLSNNTSNTDYPLQTSDVVTLEQANLQHQITPSVPQCPDEDVQHQPSILIVEDNPDMRAYIADCLHGTYQVLFADEGENGFNLAKTHVPDLILTDLMMPNVDGFQLAQKLREELTTCHIPILMLTAKGDEDSQTLAWKMDIDAFMSKPFNAERLRTRIHNLLNIRSLISQRVGEQPSALTSNITHRERYAGISSKDAQFIDQLEHWMAAHFAEQSLTIKSLLPTVAMSERQLQRKFKALLGQTFSEYVKKFRLNKGAHMLANGMSVTQVAFECGFSSQSYFSLCFKAQYGVAPSQFHLQSERPSAL; encoded by the coding sequence ATGGACGCTGCACAGAATCCCTTCATCACCGTAAGCCATACCCGGATGCAAACCATCATCAACGCGGTGGGTATACTGGGTCTGATTGTACACGCCTTACTGATAGTCGATTTCATTATTCTGGCGATCCCCGAGCTGGTCGTACTGGAAGTGTGCAGCACCGTTACCTGGTATGTTGCACTGCGTTTAAATCGTACTAATAACACCTCAGGTGCCGTATTGCTGATGGTCGGCGAGGTGCTTGTCCACTCTACAATCGTGGTCCTGTATCTGGGTTTAGCACCCGGATTTCAACATTATTTATGGGCCGCAGTCCCCTTCATCCTGTTTTATAGGAAAATTCCATTGTGGGGGATCGTCACCTGTACAGTGTCTTGCATGGGACTGTTTGTTGCGTTTTACTTGTTTGCTCAGGACATTGAGTATACGTATGCCTATTCAGAATTGCTGCCCTATATTCATGTATCCAATCTGATCATTGCGTTTATGGCACTGGGCCTCACCTGCTTCCATTTTTACAATGCCACCATGGAAGCAGAGCAAGAAATTGCCAAGATGGCAGCAGAGAAAGTACAGCTGACCGAAGCTGCACTTGCAAAGAAAAACACCTTTTTCGCCAACATCTCACATGAGTTCAGAACCCCGTTAACGCTTATAACTGGCCCACTCGAGTCCATCATCACAAGCACAGAGACACCAGATAAGGCATCTTTGACAAGAATCTTAAGCAACGCAAAGCGCCTGCAAAGATTAGTAGAACAAACCTTAGAGCTGACCAAATCTGATTTCATCCTGCCTGAAGATAAGCATACACTGGCGCTAGACAGTATCGCAGAACAAATAAGTACTGCTTTTATCGCCCTGGCGAGGGAAGAAAAGATAGACATTCAGTGCAATACGCACAGCGACTGCCTGGTTGATATACCAATACAAGATGCTGAAGCCATCCTCTGTAATTTGATATCCAATGCAATTAAATATTCTAACCCTGACAGCGAAATACAGATCAGGTGTGAACAGGTCGACAATACCGTGCAGCTTAGCATCAGCGACGCTGGCATTGGCATTGCGCCACAGGACCAACACCGTATTTTTGAACGCTTTGTGCGCCTTGACACAGGTATGACTAACACAGTTGCGGGCACTGGCATTGGCCTAGCCCTCGTCAAAGATCTGGTGCAGCGCGCACATGGTCACATCACAGTGTGTAGCGATGGGGTTTCGGGCACACAGTTCACCATAACCTTTCCTCTGAGCAACAACACGTCCAATACAGATTATCCTTTGCAAACAAGCGATGTGGTTACTCTGGAGCAAGCTAATCTGCAACATCAAATCACACCCAGTGTGCCGCAATGCCCCGATGAAGATGTACAACATCAGCCCAGCATACTGATTGTCGAGGACAATCCTGATATGCGTGCTTACATAGCGGATTGCCTGCACGGCACATACCAGGTGTTGTTTGCTGATGAGGGAGAAAACGGTTTCAACCTGGCAAAAACACATGTGCCCGATCTCATCTTGACTGATCTGATGATGCCAAATGTGGATGGATTTCAGTTAGCACAAAAACTGCGTGAAGAACTCACAACCTGCCATATTCCAATACTCATGCTCACAGCAAAGGGCGACGAAGACAGTCAGACATTGGCCTGGAAAATGGACATTGATGCATTTATGAGTAAGCCTTTTAACGCAGAGCGATTACGAACCCGTATCCATAACTTGCTCAACATACGCAGCCTAATCAGTCAAAGAGTGGGTGAACAACCTAGCGCCCTTACCTCTAACATAACGCATCGTGAAAGGTACGCAGGGATCAGTAGCAAAGATGCTCAGTTTATCGACCAGCTAGAGCACTGGATGGCTGCACATTTTGCAGAGCAAAGCTTAACGATCAAATCACTTCTGCCCACGGTTGCCATGAGTGAACGGCAACTTCAAAGAAAGTTTAAAGCCCTGTTAGGTCAGACTTTTTCTGAGTACGTCAAAAAATTCAGGCTCAATAAAGGCGCACACATGCTGGCAAATGGTATGAGTGTCACTCAGGTTGCCTTTGAATGCGGCTTTTCATCGCAAAGCTACTTTAGCCTGTGTTTTAAAGCGCAATATGGCGTTGCACCTAGCCAGTTTCATCTGCAATCCGAGCGCCCTTCAGCGCTTTGA
- a CDS encoding EscU/YscU/HrcU family type III secretion system export apparatus switch protein — protein sequence MEQKTAIGLLYEAGKSPEVVCKGFGELAEEIIALAKEKDIMIHEDATLVQTLSQLDLHEEIPKELYYVIAELIAFSYVLRGKFPPGWKHFQGKLNIKA from the coding sequence ATGGAACAAAAAACCGCCATTGGCTTGTTATATGAAGCCGGTAAGTCACCCGAAGTCGTCTGTAAGGGCTTTGGCGAACTGGCCGAAGAGATCATTGCACTCGCCAAAGAAAAAGACATCATGATACACGAAGATGCCACGCTCGTTCAAACGCTCAGCCAGCTCGACCTGCACGAAGAAATCCCCAAAGAACTGTATTATGTGATTGCAGAGCTCATTGCTTTTTCCTACGTTTTGCGTGGTAAATTTCCTCCAGGTTGGAAACACTTTCAGGGCAAATTGAATATCAAAGCCTGA
- a CDS encoding DUF2802 domain-containing protein, whose amino-acid sequence MLLLLVIASSLLCLVCLGFIFALSKKVQQQNNEHSKLLQHLKRENEQVAILRSEIAEVRASVLSIGKRLVACENYAKDLAQQQAAQKYDDPDAKIYSRAVKMVELGADIEEIMRECELPRAEAELLMSLHNKQ is encoded by the coding sequence ATTTTATTGCTCCTAGTAATCGCCTCAAGCCTGCTGTGTTTAGTGTGCTTGGGGTTTATTTTTGCGCTAAGCAAAAAAGTACAACAGCAAAATAACGAACATAGTAAGTTGCTTCAGCATCTCAAGCGCGAAAATGAACAAGTTGCTATTCTACGTAGCGAAATTGCAGAAGTTCGCGCCAGTGTCCTGAGCATAGGTAAACGTCTGGTCGCCTGTGAAAATTATGCCAAGGATCTTGCCCAGCAACAGGCCGCGCAAAAGTATGACGACCCTGATGCGAAGATTTATTCCCGTGCAGTCAAGATGGTCGAACTGGGCGCCGATATCGAAGAGATAATGCGAGAGTGTGAATTACCTCGCGCTGAAGCAGAACTGTTAATGTCCCTACACAACAAACAATGA
- a CDS encoding chemotaxis protein CheW, which translates to MSKHLFANEQVMKQYLGALLREEEEDEVALAPVAKLLESVPEAQEDKAAAPSVVERSETAHTETLAEPPTVEPPAEPVVEQEIAQDVQVITPAADLEITENTTIIKEEAEQPVPARARDAYLENEFQALFFEVAGLTLAVPLKSLGGIHQLTEVNQLFGKPKWFKGVMLNREEKLNVVDTARWVMPEKFTPELEENLDYQYLIMLGDSQWGLLAENLVNNITLKPEDVKWRTADGKRPWLAGVIKEKMCALIDVENLNRLLEHGLDSREQ; encoded by the coding sequence ATGAGTAAGCATCTGTTTGCCAATGAACAGGTCATGAAACAGTATCTGGGTGCCTTATTACGCGAAGAAGAGGAAGATGAAGTCGCGCTTGCTCCTGTGGCTAAATTGTTGGAGTCTGTGCCTGAAGCACAGGAAGACAAAGCCGCAGCGCCCAGTGTTGTTGAGCGCTCAGAAACAGCTCATACTGAAACGCTCGCGGAGCCACCTACAGTTGAGCCTCCGGCTGAACCCGTTGTTGAGCAGGAAATCGCTCAGGATGTGCAGGTAATAACCCCGGCCGCTGATCTTGAGATAACTGAAAATACTACTATTATCAAAGAAGAAGCTGAGCAGCCTGTGCCAGCTCGCGCGCGAGATGCTTATTTAGAAAATGAGTTTCAGGCGCTGTTTTTCGAAGTAGCCGGACTTACTTTGGCTGTGCCATTGAAGTCACTGGGTGGTATACATCAGCTTACTGAAGTTAATCAATTGTTTGGTAAGCCAAAATGGTTTAAAGGTGTGATGCTTAACCGAGAAGAAAAACTCAACGTGGTGGATACTGCCCGATGGGTAATGCCGGAGAAATTCACACCTGAGCTGGAAGAGAACCTGGACTACCAGTACTTGATCATGCTGGGTGATAGTCAGTGGGGTTTGTTAGCCGAAAATCTGGTCAATAATATTACGTTGAAGCCAGAAGATGTGAAATGGCGAACAGCCGATGGGAAAAGGCCATGGCTGGCGGGCGTCATTAAAGAAAAAATGTGCGCACTGATAGATGTTGAGAATTTAAATCGATTGCTAGAGCATGGCCTCGATAGCCGAGAGCAGTAG